Proteins found in one Paraburkholderia caballeronis genomic segment:
- the glyQ gene encoding glycine--tRNA ligase subunit alpha translates to MLTFQQIILTLQSYWDKQGCALLQPIDMEVGAGTSHVHTFLRAIGPEPWRAAYVQPSRRPKDGRYGENPNRLQHYYQYQVVLKPAPENILDLYLGSLEALGFDLQQNDVRFVEDDWENPTLGAWGLGWEVWLNGMEVTQFTYFQQVGGLDCKPVLGEITYGLERLAMYLQKVENVYDLVWTEWEEQGPNGPELRRLTYGDVYHQNEVEQSTYNFEHANVELLFTFFNAYEGEAKRMMEQQLALPAYELVLKAAHTFNLLDARGAISVTERAAYIGRIRALSRAVAQAYYESREKLGFPMLGNPVQGVPGLTTDEQDAAMPAWAPPLKVERKFGEE, encoded by the coding sequence ATGCTCACGTTTCAGCAAATCATCCTGACGCTCCAGTCCTACTGGGACAAGCAGGGCTGCGCGCTGCTCCAGCCGATCGACATGGAAGTCGGCGCCGGCACGTCGCACGTCCACACCTTCCTGCGCGCGATCGGCCCCGAGCCGTGGCGCGCCGCGTACGTGCAGCCGTCGCGCCGCCCGAAGGACGGCCGCTACGGCGAGAACCCGAACCGCCTGCAGCACTACTACCAGTACCAGGTCGTGCTGAAGCCCGCGCCGGAAAACATCCTCGACCTGTACCTCGGCTCGCTCGAAGCACTCGGCTTCGACCTGCAGCAGAACGACGTGCGCTTCGTCGAGGACGACTGGGAAAACCCGACGCTCGGCGCATGGGGCCTCGGCTGGGAAGTGTGGCTGAACGGGATGGAGGTCACGCAGTTCACGTACTTCCAGCAGGTCGGCGGCCTCGACTGCAAGCCGGTGCTCGGCGAGATCACGTACGGCCTCGAACGCCTCGCGATGTATCTGCAGAAGGTCGAGAACGTGTACGACCTCGTGTGGACCGAGTGGGAGGAGCAAGGCCCGAACGGTCCAGAACTGCGCCGCCTCACCTATGGCGACGTGTATCACCAGAACGAGGTCGAGCAGTCCACCTACAACTTCGAGCACGCGAACGTCGAGCTGCTGTTCACGTTCTTCAACGCATACGAAGGCGAAGCGAAGCGGATGATGGAGCAGCAGCTTGCGCTGCCCGCATACGAACTCGTGCTGAAGGCCGCCCACACGTTCAACCTGCTCGACGCGCGCGGCGCGATCTCGGTGACCGAGCGCGCCGCCTATATCGGCCGCATCCGCGCGCTGTCGCGCGCGGTCGCGCAGGCGTATTACGAGTCGCGCGAGAAGCTGGGTTTCCCGATGCTCGGCAATCCGGTGCAGGGCGTGCCCGGCCTCACCACCGACGAACAGGACGCCGCCATGCCCGCCTGGGCGCCGCCGCTGAAGGTCGAACGCAAGTTCGGCGAGGAATGA